Proteins encoded in a region of the Flavobacterium sp. PMTSA4 genome:
- a CDS encoding helix-turn-helix transcriptional regulator, translating into MKYWIYMGGNHFKSSFKLWQNFCIHVNKFVYICTMKSYLKKYKGIHPGIVLDRLLTKKAIPQRPFALAIGEHPQTINAITKGRRNLNTALALKIEDKLNLEEGSLALLQTYFEIEQEKKKTLNTPNLALLRKSLFWDTDTATINWQKQYKAIIRRVFERGNEEEKKEIERFYGSKKTITALQATKGKPYTIYRTKQPA; encoded by the coding sequence ATGAAATATTGGATTTATATGGGAGGCAATCATTTTAAATCATCCTTTAAACTTTGGCAAAATTTTTGCATTCATGTAAACAAATTTGTTTACATTTGTACTATGAAATCGTATTTAAAAAAATACAAAGGCATACATCCAGGAATTGTTTTAGACCGTCTATTGACCAAAAAAGCAATACCACAAAGACCTTTTGCCTTAGCAATCGGGGAACACCCACAAACCATTAATGCGATAACCAAAGGACGTAGAAACCTAAACACAGCGCTTGCACTTAAAATCGAAGACAAACTCAATTTAGAAGAGGGCTCTTTAGCTTTATTACAAACCTACTTTGAGATTGAACAAGAAAAAAAGAAAACACTTAACACGCCTAATTTAGCATTACTGAGAAAATCGCTTTTCTGGGACACCGATACGGCAACCATCAACTGGCAAAAGCAATACAAAGCCATTATCAGAAGAGTTTTTGAAAGAGGTAACGAAGAAGAAAAAAAGGAAATCGAGCGCTTTTATGGTAGTAAAAAAACAATTACCGCGTTACAAGCTACAAAAGGCAAACCTTACACCATCTATAGAACCAAACAACCTGCATAA
- a CDS encoding nucleotidyl transferase AbiEii/AbiGii toxin family protein, which yields MLHYNTVNELLKNSLTILMQADVFKNFRLVGGTALSLQIGHRESIDIDLFSDAEYGTINFEEIEAFLKANFNYVDSLNVPPAIGKAYFIGEDKDNTVKLDIFYTDSFIQPYLEIEGIRVATIEEIIAMKLDVIQRVGRKKDFWDLHDLLDSYTITQMIELHNQRYPYTHDRNIILQNFTNFEQAEDDLTPICYRGKYWEFIKEDFEEIIASITKNK from the coding sequence ATGCTTCATTACAACACGGTTAACGAGCTACTAAAAAATAGTTTGACAATACTAATGCAAGCCGATGTTTTTAAAAACTTTCGTTTAGTTGGCGGAACCGCCTTAAGCCTCCAAATAGGACATCGCGAATCCATTGATATAGATTTGTTTTCAGATGCAGAGTATGGAACCATCAACTTCGAAGAAATTGAAGCGTTTTTAAAAGCAAACTTTAATTACGTGGATTCGCTTAACGTGCCTCCAGCTATCGGCAAAGCATATTTCATAGGAGAGGACAAAGACAATACGGTAAAATTAGACATATTCTATACAGACTCCTTTATTCAACCCTATTTAGAAATAGAGGGAATCAGAGTGGCTACTATTGAAGAAATAATTGCTATGAAATTGGATGTAATTCAAAGAGTAGGCAGAAAAAAAGATTTTTGGGACTTGCATGACTTGCTTGATTCATATACAATAACCCAAATGATAGAATTGCACAACCAGAGATATCCCTACACGCACGATAGAAATATAATTCTTCAAAATTTCACCAATTTCGAACAAGCCGAAGATGATTTAACACCCATTTGCTACAGAGGAAAATACTGGGAATTTATAAAAGAAGATTTTGAAGAGATAATAGCCAGTATAACTAAAAATAAGTAA
- a CDS encoding RteC domain-containing protein produces the protein MDSFIVLSQNKWLQLKHNLIPYQNPKTAKQCLKAIVLISAEIQSLNSKCQADSFTTTSDEIRFFKKIKPKFVGYLLFYQILYKALVQHPLNCKKRIKKLSKKTTTFSKKNKKWIMLYSTNTSNHDEMYFLRKNNAYNITTTKKVAANNTLFTTLADHKIAQVLAHQKLAKYCNNKTTISTKTITKTSLCWSGSKVALIELIYAIHTTRICNNGKATLKEMMSHFEQNFNIKLGQYARTYLEIRNRKTIERTQFLDKLKQELVKKMNQNDEN, from the coding sequence ATGGATTCTTTCATTGTCCTTTCACAAAACAAATGGCTCCAGCTAAAGCACAATCTAATCCCATACCAAAATCCAAAAACGGCGAAGCAGTGTCTAAAAGCCATAGTCTTAATTAGTGCTGAAATCCAATCGCTCAACTCCAAATGCCAAGCCGATTCGTTTACTACTACCTCCGATGAAATCCGATTCTTCAAAAAAATAAAACCAAAATTTGTGGGTTATCTTCTTTTCTATCAAATCCTATACAAAGCATTAGTACAACATCCATTGAACTGTAAAAAAAGAATTAAAAAACTAAGCAAAAAGACGACAACCTTCTCAAAGAAAAATAAAAAATGGATAATGCTTTATAGTACCAATACCAGCAACCATGATGAAATGTACTTCCTAAGAAAAAACAATGCATACAACATCACTACAACAAAGAAAGTAGCAGCCAATAATACATTGTTTACCACACTAGCCGACCATAAAATAGCACAAGTCTTAGCGCATCAAAAACTAGCAAAGTATTGCAACAACAAAACCACAATCAGTACCAAAACCATCACCAAAACTTCTCTTTGTTGGTCCGGGTCCAAAGTAGCACTCATCGAACTCATCTATGCCATTCATACCACGAGAATATGCAACAACGGAAAAGCAACTTTAAAGGAAATGATGTCCCATTTCGAGCAAAACTTCAACATCAAGCTGGGCCAATACGCACGCACCTACCTAGAAATTAGAAACCGAAAAACAATTGAAAGAACTCAATTCCTTGACAAACTAAAACAAGAGTTAGTAAAAAAAATGAATCAAAATGATGAAAATTAA
- a CDS encoding tetratricopeptide repeat protein yields the protein MILIVGIMVLSFANTAAKTNPSKIDSTHQRIKAQLVLEKAKANKDWVGVSQAYRTIMFHSPKKEWLGYADSIIANALLTNNNKIIGEAYLTKGIIYFEQKEHNKALDNYIKADQYLCKTNEEYTIHKARYALAQTKYYLGFYDEAIALFRQSLPYFEEENDAATLNTYHALGLCYNKIKKFDLCSYFNKKGLKLAKESQNEDMIVYFKHSEAINQYSLKKYEQAVKELKKVIPMLKQKNDYANESVAYFYIGKSFWDLNQKDSAISYFKKVDVIFTNHHYIRPDLRETYQYLLNNAKTANNSNLRLYYINRLFKIDSILNTNYKYLSKKIHKEYDTQKLLQEKEALEENLRNNSVKNNYLIMGLLITMTTLCIFHFRTKKRIKKKFEEALNKSNENKKVKTISKIEEGELDINQDIVSGILKNLEKFEANKKYLEKELTLHKVSGYLKTNSKYASKVILKYRDKKSNEYISDLKIDYIVELLKSENKFRNYTNKALAEEAGFNSTQNFTNMFKKRLGISPTNFIEELKKQYPL from the coding sequence ATGATCCTGATAGTAGGTATAATGGTATTGTCGTTTGCAAATACTGCTGCAAAAACAAACCCTTCTAAAATCGATTCTACCCATCAACGCATTAAAGCACAACTGGTATTAGAAAAAGCAAAAGCCAACAAAGATTGGGTGGGAGTTTCTCAAGCATACAGAACCATAATGTTCCATAGCCCTAAAAAAGAGTGGCTGGGTTATGCAGATAGTATTATTGCTAACGCACTTTTGACAAACAATAATAAAATTATTGGGGAGGCCTATTTAACCAAAGGAATAATATACTTCGAACAAAAAGAGCACAACAAGGCATTAGACAATTACATCAAAGCCGACCAATACCTTTGCAAAACAAACGAAGAATACACCATTCACAAAGCACGTTACGCCTTAGCTCAAACCAAATACTACCTAGGCTTTTACGATGAAGCCATTGCTCTTTTCCGGCAATCATTACCTTATTTTGAAGAAGAAAACGATGCGGCTACCTTAAATACCTATCATGCATTAGGATTATGCTATAACAAAATCAAAAAATTCGACCTCTGCTCCTATTTCAACAAAAAGGGATTAAAATTGGCGAAAGAAAGCCAAAATGAGGACATGATAGTCTACTTTAAGCATTCGGAAGCCATAAACCAGTACAGTTTAAAAAAATATGAGCAGGCAGTAAAGGAGCTCAAAAAGGTAATTCCAATGCTAAAACAAAAGAACGATTATGCTAACGAATCGGTAGCCTATTTTTATATCGGAAAATCATTTTGGGATTTAAATCAAAAAGACAGTGCAATCTCCTATTTTAAAAAAGTAGATGTTATATTTACCAACCACCATTACATCCGACCCGATTTAAGAGAAACATATCAATACTTATTAAACAACGCCAAGACAGCCAACAATAGCAATCTAAGATTATACTATATCAATCGCCTCTTCAAAATTGATAGCATTCTAAACACAAACTACAAATACTTATCAAAGAAAATTCACAAAGAATACGATACTCAAAAATTACTCCAGGAAAAAGAGGCTTTAGAAGAGAATTTAAGAAACAATTCTGTAAAGAACAATTATTTAATAATGGGGTTACTCATTACAATGACAACCCTATGCATCTTTCACTTCCGTACAAAAAAGAGAATTAAGAAAAAATTTGAAGAAGCGCTAAACAAATCAAATGAGAACAAGAAAGTAAAGACTATTTCAAAAATCGAAGAGGGTGAACTAGATATAAATCAAGACATTGTGAGTGGTATTCTTAAAAACTTAGAAAAATTTGAAGCAAACAAAAAATACTTAGAGAAAGAGTTAACCCTTCACAAAGTATCGGGTTACCTGAAAACAAACTCAAAGTATGCCTCAAAAGTGATTTTAAAATACCGAGATAAAAAATCCAACGAATACATCAGTGACTTGAAAATTGATTACATAGTAGAACTACTAAAATCGGAAAACAAATTTCGCAATTACACAAACAAAGCACTTGCTGAAGAGGCGGGTTTCAACTCTACTCAAAACTTTACAAACATGTTTAAAAAACGTTTGGGCATTTCGCCAACAAACTTTATCGAAGAATTAAAAAAACAATATCCTTTATAA
- a CDS encoding DUF5675 family protein: MELLLKRKYFSDGTVGSLTIDEVLICYTIELPWRANQVKISCVPEGKYLLRKRYSKKYGWHIEVCDVPGRSFILLHPANNAQKELQGCIAPVSVLTSSSTGLYSRSAFKKVLSLVYNALEQKEEVYLLIL, translated from the coding sequence GTGGAACTCCTTTTAAAGAGAAAATACTTCTCTGATGGTACTGTAGGAAGTTTGACAATTGATGAAGTTTTAATTTGTTATACTATAGAGTTACCATGGCGAGCTAATCAGGTTAAAATTTCTTGTGTGCCTGAAGGGAAGTATTTATTACGAAAGCGGTACAGTAAAAAATATGGATGGCATATTGAAGTTTGTGATGTTCCCGGAAGAAGTTTTATTCTGTTGCATCCAGCGAATAATGCTCAGAAAGAATTGCAAGGCTGTATTGCTCCAGTATCCGTATTGACGAGTTCTAGTACTGGTTTGTATTCTAGAAGTGCCTTTAAAAAGGTTTTATCTCTAGTTTATAACGCACTAGAACAAAAAGAAGAAGTTTATTTATTAATCCTTTAA
- a CDS encoding OmpA family protein translates to MKNLYIALSFAIGTLSITAQNKDTKTADNLFKQFEYVDAAKAYEKLVENGKADGYVYKQLGDTYYNMFNAADATKWYAKAIETPQDSETYYRYAQMLKASGKYEEANKQMQKFASMVPNDSRAKAFKENPNYVPKLLGKMKEYNVSASDISSDKSDFGPVLHENTLYFTSARNGARKSYGWTDEPYLDIYQADYNSDGTITNAFPVSSLNSRWHDGPVTLSADGNTAYFSSESFKEKESEKVKDGKTYKFSQIYLFKATKNGDSWSNLTPLPFNSKEYSCANPSLSKDGKTLYFSSNMPNGLGGTDIWKVAVNADGTYGTPENLGKNVNTEGNESFPFIADDNKTLYFASSGRQGLGGYDVFEYDTTAGKEAANMGTPINSDKDDFSFSFNSKKDVGFLASNRGGNDDILKAVPVCGVDVLVTVTDAKTGAILSNATVSILDDKNNVIATEMSNSKGEVKYRVECDKPYVVRASKDGYEGNTFAVNKTKEKSVNVAAALQPIDVIVTETEIILKPIYFEFDKSNITQEGAFELDKLVQVMKNNDKLIILAKSHTDNRGSNRYNERLSDRRAKSTVQYIISKGIDASRISGKGMGETEPKVDCGKDCTEEQHAQNRRSEFLIVK, encoded by the coding sequence ATGAAAAATTTATACATAGCATTAAGTTTTGCGATAGGAACATTATCCATTACTGCACAAAATAAAGACACAAAGACAGCTGATAATTTATTCAAGCAATTTGAATATGTTGATGCGGCAAAAGCCTATGAAAAGCTTGTTGAAAACGGAAAAGCTGATGGATACGTTTACAAACAATTAGGAGATACTTACTATAATATGTTTAATGCAGCCGATGCCACCAAATGGTATGCAAAAGCTATAGAAACTCCACAAGATTCTGAGACCTATTATAGATATGCACAAATGCTTAAAGCATCTGGAAAATATGAAGAAGCTAACAAGCAAATGCAAAAATTTGCAAGCATGGTTCCTAATGATTCTAGAGCAAAAGCATTTAAAGAAAATCCTAATTATGTTCCTAAGCTTTTAGGAAAGATGAAAGAATATAATGTTTCTGCTTCTGATATCAGTAGTGATAAATCTGATTTTGGACCAGTGTTGCATGAAAACACATTATACTTTACCAGTGCTAGAAATGGTGCTCGTAAAAGTTACGGATGGACCGATGAGCCTTATTTAGATATTTATCAAGCAGATTATAATTCTGATGGAACTATTACTAACGCGTTTCCTGTTTCTAGTTTAAATTCAAGATGGCATGATGGTCCGGTGACTTTGAGTGCTGATGGAAATACTGCTTATTTTTCAAGTGAAAGTTTTAAAGAAAAAGAATCAGAAAAAGTAAAAGATGGTAAAACGTATAAGTTCAGTCAAATTTATCTTTTTAAAGCAACTAAAAACGGTGATTCTTGGAGTAATTTAACACCGCTTCCTTTCAATTCAAAAGAATATTCATGTGCTAACCCTAGTTTGAGTAAAGATGGAAAAACATTATACTTTTCATCAAATATGCCAAATGGTTTAGGAGGAACTGATATTTGGAAAGTTGCTGTTAATGCAGATGGAACTTATGGAACTCCTGAGAATTTAGGTAAAAATGTAAATACTGAAGGAAACGAAAGCTTCCCATTTATAGCTGATGATAACAAAACGTTGTATTTTGCTTCAAGTGGAAGACAAGGTTTAGGAGGTTATGACGTGTTTGAATATGATACTACAGCTGGAAAAGAAGCTGCCAATATGGGAACACCAATTAACTCTGATAAAGATGATTTCTCTTTCTCTTTCAATAGCAAAAAAGATGTTGGTTTCTTAGCGAGTAATCGTGGTGGAAATGATGATATCTTAAAAGCTGTTCCAGTATGTGGTGTTGATGTGTTGGTTACTGTAACGGATGCTAAAACAGGCGCTATTTTATCGAATGCAACGGTTTCTATCTTGGATGATAAAAACAATGTGATTGCTACTGAAATGTCAAACAGCAAAGGAGAAGTAAAATACAGAGTAGAATGTGACAAACCATATGTTGTTAGAGCTTCAAAAGATGGATATGAAGGAAACACTTTTGCGGTGAACAAAACCAAAGAAAAATCGGTTAACGTTGCTGCGGCATTACAACCAATTGATGTTATTGTTACTGAGACAGAAATTATATTGAAACCAATCTATTTTGAATTTGATAAAAGCAATATTACGCAAGAAGGTGCTTTTGAGTTAGACAAACTAGTTCAGGTGATGAAAAACAATGATAAGTTAATTATCCTTGCTAAATCGCACACGGATAATAGAGGAAGTAATAGATACAACGAAAGATTATCGGATAGAAGAGCAAAATCTACGGTACAGTACATTATCTCTAAAGGAATTGATGCTAGTCGCATTTCTGGAAAAGGAATGGGAGAAACAGAGCCTAAAGTGGATTGTGGAAAAGATTGTACAGAAGAACAACACGCTCAAAACAGACGTTCGGAATTCTTGATTGTGAAATAA
- a CDS encoding PorP/SprF family type IX secretion system membrane protein, which translates to MKKIYFIAIITVLVFADVVAQQDPHYTQYMYNMSVMNPAYAGSKEGISGGLLYRKQWVEIEDAPTTGTFFIHSPVGRNVGLGLSAINDKIGPVEETNLYGDFSYTLNLGGEHKLAFGLKAGLTMHKIDFNTIYPTLPDLGDDVFGSGNPSNSFLNIGTGVFYYTNKYYLAFSMPNMLKTKYLDFNGRQYGSEVLHYFLTGGYVFDINENLKFKPFAMVKSSTNAPTSLDLSANFMLYDKLELGATYRLEDSFGAMVNFAITPNLRIGYAYDHIVSDLNVTTPASHEVMLLFDINLAKKVSRSPRFF; encoded by the coding sequence ATGAAGAAAATATATTTCATTGCAATTATAACTGTATTGGTTTTTGCAGACGTAGTAGCACAACAAGATCCTCATTATACTCAATATATGTACAACATGAGTGTTATGAATCCGGCTTATGCTGGTTCTAAAGAAGGCATCTCGGGTGGTTTGCTTTATAGAAAGCAGTGGGTAGAAATTGAAGATGCTCCAACAACGGGAACCTTCTTTATTCACAGTCCAGTAGGTAGAAATGTTGGATTGGGATTATCTGCTATTAATGATAAGATTGGTCCAGTAGAGGAAACAAATCTATATGGAGACTTCTCTTATACCTTAAATTTAGGTGGTGAACATAAACTTGCTTTCGGTTTGAAAGCAGGTTTAACCATGCATAAGATTGATTTCAATACTATTTATCCAACCCTACCAGATTTAGGAGACGATGTTTTTGGTTCTGGGAATCCAAGTAATTCTTTCTTAAACATTGGTACTGGCGTTTTCTATTACACAAATAAGTATTATTTAGCATTTTCGATGCCAAATATGTTAAAAACTAAATATTTGGATTTTAACGGAAGACAGTATGGCTCGGAAGTGTTGCATTATTTCCTTACAGGAGGTTATGTATTTGATATCAATGAAAATTTGAAATTCAAACCATTTGCGATGGTAAAATCATCGACTAATGCTCCAACATCACTTGATTTATCTGCAAATTTTATGCTTTATGATAAATTAGAGTTAGGTGCTACTTATAGATTGGAAGATTCCTTTGGAGCTATGGTAAACTTTGCTATAACACCTAATTTAAGAATTGGTTATGCTTATGATCATATCGTTTCTGACTTGAATGTAACTACACCAGCATCGCATGAGGTAATGTTATTATTTGATATCAACTTAGCGAAAAAAGTATCACGTTCACCGAGATTTTTCTAA